A genomic region of Candidatus Atribacteria bacterium contains the following coding sequences:
- the recR gene encoding recombination protein RecR, whose amino-acid sequence MSFRYTKPFARLIDEFSKMPGIGPKTAQRLAFYILKNSSENVTSLARTILEAKEKVKHCSICGNITDQEKCEICRNTDRDKSTICVIEGVRDLIAIENTGEYKGLYHVLEGVISPLDGVEPENLKINSLLNRIKDEKIKEIILATNPNIEGEVTASYITKLIEPLKVKVTRIAYGVPIGGSLEFADEVTLTQALMSRQEIK is encoded by the coding sequence GTGTCCTTTAGATATACTAAACCTTTTGCTAGATTAATTGATGAATTTTCGAAAATGCCAGGAATAGGACCCAAGACAGCTCAGAGATTAGCTTTTTATATTTTAAAGAATTCTTCGGAAAATGTTACAAGTTTAGCTAGGACAATACTAGAGGCAAAAGAAAAAGTGAAGCATTGTTCGATTTGCGGCAATATAACTGATCAAGAGAAATGTGAAATTTGCCGGAACACCGATAGAGATAAGTCTACTATATGTGTTATAGAAGGGGTAAGGGATTTAATTGCCATAGAGAATACTGGAGAATATAAAGGATTATACCATGTTTTAGAAGGAGTCATTTCTCCTTTAGATGGAGTAGAACCGGAAAATTTAAAGATTAATAGTTTATTGAATAGAATAAAAGACGAAAAGATAAAAGAGATAATATTAGCTACTAATCCCAACATTGAGGGAGAAGTTACCGCTTCCTATATTACCAAATTGATCGAACCTTTAAAAGTTAAAGTAACTCGCATTGCCTATGGAGTTCCGATAGGGGGAAGCTTAGAGTTTGCAGACGAAGTGACTTTAACTCAAGCTTTAATGTCCAGACAAGAAATTAAGTAA
- a CDS encoding YbaB/EbfC family nucleoid-associated protein: MDMKFLMKQAQAMQKKMEEIKKELAEKEVKVSSGGGMIEIVINGQQEIKEIKIEPDVIDANEKEMLEDLILAAVNESLRQSKELAAQEMSKLTGGMNVPGLF, from the coding sequence ATGGATATGAAGTTTCTTATGAAACAAGCACAAGCTATGCAAAAAAAGATGGAAGAGATAAAAAAAGAATTGGCAGAAAAGGAAGTCAAAGTTTCTTCTGGTGGAGGTATGATTGAGATTGTAATAAACGGCCAACAAGAAATTAAAGAAATAAAAATAGAGCCGGATGTAATAGATGCTAACGAAAAAGAGATGTTAGAAGATTTAATTTTAGCGGCAGTCAATGAGTCATTACGTCAATCGAAAGAATTAGCTGCCCAGGAGATGAGTAAATTAACCGGGGGAATGAATGTCCCCGGATTATTTTAA